Proteins from one Pyrobaculum neutrophilum V24Sta genomic window:
- a CDS encoding APC family permease, whose protein sequence is MALARSWLRRRLGVFDMYALVHSDSQSTYYFLLGFIALYAGEYAFFGAIYGVLLMAAIAVTYGEMGSRFPETGGSYLYIKSAFGPTLAYISAWLIAFDQIVMVAYGTIDAAKTINKTLGLGIHEAALAAAFTTALFALTVVGIRESANFAKAVAAVDLAVMPALIIWALATHPAPPPHFGWAGVEGASLLFALSLLSRGFTGVDAIGQLAGEAREPLVQVPKATALVVAVGAFFGLGLTAALMSALRPEELADPAVAPLYLAAKVNPALAYAVALNLFLVMITAALAGYVSFSRLVYMMAEEGHLPGILGRLHRRFRTPHVSLLLVYTISLLLIAPGEIEIILAIYAVGSLLNYLLVAAALAKLSRSGDLYSAFRTPKVAGVPLSAAAALVLLPLGIGLTVLEKYRYLWALALWLGAGLALLYLTKRRDPRRRAVGAE, encoded by the coding sequence GTGGCGCTGGCGAGGAGCTGGCTGAGGCGGAGGCTGGGGGTCTTTGACATGTACGCCCTGGTGCACTCCGACTCCCAGAGCACCTACTACTTCCTGCTCGGCTTCATCGCCCTATACGCGGGGGAGTACGCCTTCTTTGGGGCTATATACGGCGTGTTGCTGATGGCGGCTATAGCGGTGACATACGGCGAAATGGGGTCCAGGTTTCCCGAGACGGGCGGCTCCTACCTCTACATCAAATCGGCCTTCGGCCCCACGCTGGCGTACATATCTGCGTGGCTCATAGCCTTCGACCAGATAGTGATGGTGGCATACGGCACGATAGACGCCGCCAAGACCATAAACAAAACGCTTGGTCTTGGGATACATGAGGCGGCTCTGGCCGCCGCCTTCACCACGGCGCTCTTCGCCCTGACGGTGGTGGGGATAAGGGAGTCCGCCAACTTCGCCAAGGCGGTGGCCGCGGTCGACCTAGCCGTGATGCCGGCGTTGATAATCTGGGCCCTGGCGACCCACCCAGCCCCGCCGCCCCACTTCGGCTGGGCCGGCGTCGAGGGGGCGAGCCTCCTGTTTGCCCTCTCCCTCCTCTCCCGCGGCTTCACCGGCGTAGACGCCATTGGGCAGCTGGCCGGCGAGGCCAGGGAGCCCCTGGTCCAGGTGCCGAAGGCCACGGCGCTGGTCGTGGCGGTGGGCGCCTTCTTCGGCCTGGGGCTCACGGCGGCGCTGATGTCGGCGCTACGGCCGGAGGAGCTGGCGGACCCGGCGGTGGCGCCGCTGTATCTCGCGGCTAAGGTGAACCCGGCGCTGGCGTACGCCGTCGCCCTCAACCTATTCCTAGTGATGATCACAGCCGCTCTGGCGGGCTACGTGTCCTTCTCCAGGCTTGTCTACATGATGGCGGAGGAGGGCCACCTCCCCGGCATCCTCGGCAGGCTACACAGGAGGTTCAGAACTCCGCATGTCTCCCTCCTCCTGGTGTACACGATATCGCTGCTCCTGATAGCCCCCGGGGAGATAGAGATCATCCTAGCCATATACGCCGTGGGGTCCCTCCTCAACTACCTCCTCGTCGCCGCGGCCCTCGCCAAGCTGTCGAGAAGCGGCGACCTATACAGCGCCTTTAGAACGCCCAAGGTGGCAGGCGTGCCTCTGTCCGCCGCCGCCGCTCTCGTCCTCCTCCCGCTGGGCATAGGGCTGACTGTTCTGGAGAAGTACAGATACCTATGGGCGCTCGCCCTGTGGCTTGGGGCAGGGCTGGCGCTGCTCTATCTGACAAAGAGGAGGGACCCACGGCGGCGGGCCGTCGGCGCCGAGTAG
- a CDS encoding glycosyltransferase family 2 protein produces MFELTYIVLNAVGGIYLFILALGAARRPGGRRAEPVDNYLVVVVTVGDGRVLPALRETVAQLERLGLRYVVVSSKPVGVRNVLVVPREEDGTKYRAIRWFVLNYARPDTWYIFLDDDSYPLDREFLRDIAYYGARGYVAGNGVIVPRPGRSRLAYALDWVRHFDDLTRYRFALEVLRRPIFGMHGELLIVRGDVLREIWPAMGDTVTEDFRFAMELLRRRYKTFQTRTRVSIKSPNSLLDFARQRARWASALGEAVRYRNPIPPASAAVAALLAAAGPLTALYGPTLATAVAALYAAVYIYGSLRARRYIVDVLLASTLELLAMAAGVIHRQRRFYVIDKT; encoded by the coding sequence ATGTTCGAGCTGACCTACATCGTCCTCAACGCCGTGGGAGGCATCTACCTTTTCATCCTCGCCCTCGGCGCAGCGAGGCGGCCGGGGGGCCGCCGCGCCGAGCCCGTGGACAACTACCTCGTCGTTGTGGTGACCGTGGGCGACGGGAGGGTTCTGCCGGCCCTCCGGGAGACCGTGGCCCAGCTGGAGAGGCTGGGGCTGAGGTACGTCGTGGTCTCGTCCAAGCCGGTGGGCGTGAGGAACGTCCTCGTCGTGCCGCGGGAGGAGGACGGCACCAAGTACAGGGCTATCAGGTGGTTCGTCCTCAACTACGCCAGGCCCGACACCTGGTACATCTTCCTAGACGACGACTCCTACCCCCTCGACAGGGAGTTCCTCAGAGACATCGCCTACTACGGCGCCAGGGGGTACGTCGCCGGCAACGGCGTCATCGTGCCCAGGCCCGGCCGCTCCAGGCTGGCCTACGCCCTGGACTGGGTTAGGCACTTCGACGACCTCACCCGCTACCGCTTCGCCCTAGAGGTGCTGAGGAGGCCCATCTTCGGCATGCACGGCGAGCTCCTCATCGTGAGGGGGGACGTCCTCAGGGAGATATGGCCCGCCATGGGCGACACGGTGACGGAGGACTTCCGCTTCGCCATGGAGCTCCTCAGGCGGCGCTACAAGACCTTCCAGACCAGGACAAGGGTCTCCATCAAAAGCCCCAACTCCCTGCTGGACTTCGCCAGGCAGAGGGCCAGGTGGGCCTCAGCCCTCGGCGAAGCCGTGAGATACAGAAACCCAATCCCCCCAGCCTCAGCCGCCGTCGCCGCCCTCCTCGCCGCCGCCGGCCCCCTAACCGCCCTCTACGGCCCCACCCTCGCCACAGCCGTCGCCGCCCTCTACGCCGCCGTATACATATACGGGAGCCTAAGGGCGAGGAGGTACATAGTAGACGTCCTCCTCGCCTCAACCCTCGAACTCCTAGCCATGGCCGCCGGAGTCATCCACAGACAGAGGCGCTTCTACGTCATAGACAAGACCTAG
- a CDS encoding ATP-binding cassette domain-containing protein: MAVEVRGLRARRGRFQLEVERLSVNSVTVVLGRNGSGKTTLLDAIAGAIPAEGSVEACGREVSRLPPEERGLVYIQSTPVDPPGGPRRFLRWVAARWGRGEREVEEVAALLGIRDLLDRRGLSTGQKQLVNIAAGLLAGACGFLMDEPTSHLDWFNKRLVDDAVRRLGKPVLYVTHDPYEAAYIGDVICVMEEGRLRRCVENSPTDPAEPLVRRLLQPENQAAGR; this comes from the coding sequence ATGGCTGTCGAGGTGAGGGGGCTTAGGGCCAGGAGGGGGAGGTTCCAGCTGGAGGTGGAGCGCCTCTCCGTCAACTCCGTCACGGTGGTGCTCGGGAGAAACGGCAGCGGGAAGACGACGCTACTGGACGCGATAGCCGGAGCCATACCGGCGGAGGGGTCGGTGGAGGCGTGTGGGAGAGAGGTGTCGCGCCTCCCGCCGGAGGAGAGGGGGCTGGTATATATACAGTCCACGCCGGTGGACCCCCCCGGCGGCCCCAGGAGGTTCCTGAGGTGGGTGGCGGCGAGGTGGGGCCGGGGGGAGCGGGAGGTGGAGGAGGTGGCCGCCCTCCTGGGCATAAGGGACCTTCTGGACAGGAGGGGCCTCTCCACCGGCCAGAAGCAGCTTGTCAACATCGCGGCGGGCCTCCTGGCGGGGGCCTGCGGCTTCCTCATGGACGAGCCCACCTCCCACCTGGACTGGTTCAACAAGCGGCTTGTGGACGACGCCGTGAGGAGGCTGGGCAAGCCCGTCCTCTACGTAACCCACGACCCCTACGAAGCCGCCTACATAGGCGACGTCATATGCGTCATGGAGGAGGGCCGACTGAGGAGGTGCGTGGAGAACAGCCCCACCGACCCCGCCGAGCCCCTCGTGAGGAGGCTCCTCCAGCCGGAAAACCAGGCCGCCGGGCGCTAA